A stretch of the Sorangium aterium genome encodes the following:
- a CDS encoding UDP-glucuronic acid decarboxylase family protein, which yields MSAALRILVTGGAGFVGSHLCDRLIREGHEVVALDDFSTGSRDNVAHLLSHRRFRLVEHDVMQPYEREVDRIYNLASPASPPHYQRDPVRTTLVNVVGALHALKLAEGCGARVFQASTSEVYGDPEVHPQPEDYRGAVNPIGIRSCYDEGKRCAESLVMDFHRRGVEVRLARIFNTYGPRMALDDGRVVSNFIVQALRGEDLTVYGDGSQTRSFCYVDDLIEGIVRLMEHPAETGPVNLGNPEEFTVLELAEEVLHLTGSRGRVVFRPLPEDDPRQRQPVIDRARRVLGFEPKVPLRTGLRRTIEGFRSALGLGHRAPGLPVSDDDAPLPRAANG from the coding sequence ATGAGCGCAGCGCTGCGCATCCTGGTGACCGGGGGCGCCGGATTCGTCGGCTCCCACCTGTGTGATCGGCTGATCCGGGAGGGCCACGAGGTCGTCGCGCTCGACGACTTCTCGACGGGCTCCCGGGACAACGTCGCCCATCTCCTCTCTCACCGGCGCTTCCGGCTGGTGGAGCACGACGTCATGCAGCCGTACGAGCGGGAGGTCGATCGCATCTACAACCTCGCCTCGCCGGCGAGCCCGCCGCATTACCAGCGCGACCCGGTCCGGACCACGCTGGTCAACGTGGTCGGCGCGCTCCACGCGCTGAAGCTCGCCGAGGGCTGCGGGGCGCGGGTCTTCCAGGCGTCGACCAGCGAGGTCTACGGCGATCCCGAGGTCCACCCGCAGCCGGAGGACTACCGGGGCGCGGTGAACCCGATCGGGATCCGCTCCTGTTACGACGAGGGGAAGCGCTGCGCCGAGTCGCTGGTGATGGACTTCCACCGGCGCGGCGTGGAGGTACGCCTGGCGCGGATCTTCAACACGTACGGCCCGCGGATGGCGCTCGACGACGGTCGGGTGGTGTCGAACTTCATCGTACAGGCGCTCCGGGGTGAGGACCTCACAGTGTACGGCGATGGATCCCAGACACGGAGCTTCTGCTACGTGGACGACCTCATCGAGGGGATCGTCCGGCTGATGGAGCACCCGGCCGAGACGGGCCCGGTGAACCTGGGCAATCCCGAGGAGTTCACGGTGCTGGAGCTCGCCGAGGAGGTGCTCCACCTGACCGGGAGCCGCGGTCGCGTGGTGTTCCGCCCGCTGCCCGAGGACGATCCGAGGCAGCGGCAGCCGGTCATCGATCGCGCGAGGCGGGTGCTCGGGTTCGAGCCCAAGGTGCCGTTGCGCACGGGTCTTCGCCGCACGATCGAGGGTTTCCGGAGCGCGCTCGGGCTGGGCCATCGCGCACCTGGGCTCCCTGTGTCGGACGATGACGCACCATTGCCCCGGGCTGCGAACGGCTGA